The following proteins are encoded in a genomic region of Mycobacterium kiyosense:
- a CDS encoding glutamine ABC transporter permease: MLFAALRDMQWRKRRLVIAIASTGLIFGMTLVLTGLANGFRVEARHTVDSLGVDAFVVREGSAGPFLGSTPFPDVDLARVRSDPGVSAAAPLGCVGTIMREGSSTRNVTAFGAPEHGPGMPQVAQGRAPSKPDEVAASSTLGRHLGDTLQVGAHVLKIVGIVPNSTALAKIANIFLTTEGLQQVAYNGLPMVTSIGINGTPRALPEGYRTYDRDGAVNDLIRPLKVAVNSITIVAVLLWIVAVLIVGSVVYLSALERVRDFAVFKAIGTPTRSILAGLALQALIVSLLAAAVGVVLSKLLAPLFPMVVAVPALAYLLLPVVAIAIGLLASLAGLRRVVAIDPALAFGGA; the protein is encoded by the coding sequence ATGCTCTTTGCTGCCCTGCGCGATATGCAATGGCGGAAGCGTCGCCTGGTTATCGCCATCGCCAGCACCGGACTGATCTTCGGCATGACGCTCGTATTGACCGGACTCGCGAATGGTTTCCGGGTCGAGGCGCGTCACACCGTCGACTCGCTGGGAGTCGACGCCTTCGTGGTCAGGGAAGGATCGGCCGGACCGTTTCTCGGTTCGACCCCCTTTCCCGACGTCGACCTGGCCCGGGTGCGGTCCGATCCCGGCGTTTCGGCCGCGGCCCCGTTGGGCTGCGTCGGAACGATCATGCGGGAGGGCTCGTCGACGCGGAACGTCACCGCCTTCGGAGCGCCCGAACACGGGCCCGGCATGCCGCAGGTTGCTCAGGGACGGGCGCCGTCGAAGCCGGATGAGGTTGCCGCGTCGAGCACCCTGGGCCGGCATCTAGGCGACACCCTGCAGGTCGGCGCCCACGTCTTGAAGATCGTCGGCATCGTGCCCAATTCGACGGCACTGGCCAAAATCGCGAACATCTTCCTGACCACCGAGGGGCTACAGCAGGTCGCTTACAACGGACTGCCGATGGTCACCTCGATCGGCATCAACGGCACCCCCCGCGCACTGCCGGAGGGGTACCGGACCTACGACCGTGACGGCGCCGTCAACGACCTGATCCGCCCGCTGAAGGTGGCGGTGAACTCGATCACGATCGTGGCGGTCCTGCTCTGGATCGTGGCGGTGCTCATCGTGGGATCGGTGGTGTACCTGTCCGCCCTCGAACGGGTGCGCGATTTCGCGGTGTTCAAGGCGATCGGCACCCCCACCCGGTCGATACTCGCCGGGTTGGCGCTGCAGGCGCTCATCGTGTCGCTGCTCGCGGCGGCAGTCGGCGTCGTGCTGTCGAAGCTGCTGGCGCCGCTGTTCCCGATGGTGGTGGCGGTCCCGGCGCTCGCTTACCTGTTGCTGCCGGTGGTCGCGATCGCGATCGGGCTGCTGGCCAGCCTGGCCGGACTGCGGCGGGTGGTCGCCATCGACCCTGCGCTCGCGTTCGGGGGAGCCTGA
- a CDS encoding putative ABC transporter ATP-binding protein: protein MADLSIQNLVVEYYRGGYALRPINGLNLDVASGSLVILLGPSGCGKTTLLSCLGGILRPKAGAIKFDGVDITTLEGAALAEYRRDKVGIVFQAFNLVPSLTALENVMVPLRAAGMSRAASRKRAVELLERVNLGDRMKHRPGNLSGGQQQRVAVARAIALDPPLILADEPTAHLDFIQVEEVLRLIRELADGDRIVVVATHDSRILPMADRVIELTPEFAHSNRPPETFELKAGVVLFEQSTMGELIYVVAEGEIELVRELADGGEEFIKVAGPGEYFGEMGVLFHLPRSATARARTDAKVVGYTVTAFRERLGAGGLRDLIQHRELDSD from the coding sequence TTGGCCGACCTCAGCATTCAGAACCTGGTCGTCGAGTACTACCGCGGCGGCTACGCCCTGCGGCCGATCAACGGCTTGAATCTCGACGTGGCATCCGGGTCGCTGGTGATCCTGCTGGGGCCCAGCGGCTGCGGGAAGACGACGCTGTTGTCCTGCCTCGGCGGCATCCTGCGGCCCAAGGCCGGGGCCATCAAATTCGACGGCGTCGACATCACCACTCTCGAGGGCGCGGCGCTGGCGGAGTATCGGCGCGACAAAGTGGGCATCGTCTTCCAGGCGTTCAACCTGGTGCCCAGTCTCACCGCGCTGGAGAACGTGATGGTGCCGTTGCGGGCGGCCGGGATGTCGCGAGCCGCGTCGCGCAAGCGGGCCGTGGAACTGCTGGAACGCGTCAACCTCGGCGACCGGATGAAGCATCGACCGGGCAACCTCAGTGGCGGGCAGCAGCAACGCGTCGCGGTCGCGCGGGCGATCGCACTGGACCCGCCGCTGATCCTGGCCGATGAACCGACTGCGCACCTGGACTTCATCCAGGTCGAGGAAGTCCTGCGACTTATCCGTGAACTCGCCGACGGCGACCGCATTGTGGTGGTCGCTACCCACGACTCCCGGATACTGCCGATGGCCGACCGGGTCATCGAGCTGACTCCGGAGTTCGCCCATTCGAACCGGCCACCGGAGACGTTCGAGCTGAAGGCCGGGGTGGTGCTGTTCGAGCAGAGCACCATGGGTGAGCTGATCTACGTGGTGGCCGAGGGTGAGATCGAGTTGGTGCGCGAATTGGCCGACGGCGGTGAAGAATTCATCAAAGTCGCCGGACCCGGCGAGTACTTCGGTGAAATGGGTGTGCTGTTCCACTTGCCGCGGTCGGCGACCGCGCGTGCCCGTACCGACGCCAAGGTCGTCGGATACACGGTGACAGCGTTCCGGGAGCGTCTGGGTGCGGGCGGCCTGCGTGACCTGATCCAGCACCGCGAACTCGACAGCGACTGA
- the lpqP gene encoding hypothetical protein has translation MASRCTKVFNVVVLAVLVLVLGGCFDGGHAVGAPESGTIPVGQSSQNIDVGGATRTFNLYRPPGLTGPAPLVLMLHGGFGNGAQAERAYHWDAEADKGHFVVAYPDGQGRAWNAGSCCGGPSRDNLDDVGFLTAVVGAIQRQMPIDATRIYATGMSNGAMMDLRLACDTDLFAAIAPVAGTLMTDCSQARPTSVLQIHGTADQSVPYQGGPGKSSKPDGTPRVDGPPVPSVTATWRAIDNCGAPTSTTSAEVTTETAQCPEDRTVELISLADAGHQWPGGVRGRGLERLGLPEPSTALDATDTIWQFFAQHHR, from the coding sequence ATGGCGTCGCGGTGCACGAAAGTCTTCAATGTCGTCGTTCTTGCCGTCCTGGTGCTCGTACTGGGCGGGTGTTTCGACGGCGGCCACGCGGTCGGGGCACCGGAGTCCGGCACGATCCCGGTCGGGCAGTCCTCGCAGAACATCGACGTCGGCGGCGCCACCAGAACGTTCAATCTCTACCGGCCCCCGGGACTGACCGGTCCGGCGCCGTTGGTACTGATGCTGCACGGCGGGTTCGGCAACGGCGCCCAGGCCGAGCGCGCGTACCACTGGGACGCCGAAGCCGACAAAGGCCACTTTGTGGTCGCCTATCCCGACGGTCAGGGCCGGGCATGGAATGCCGGATCCTGTTGCGGCGGACCGTCCCGCGACAACCTCGACGACGTGGGTTTCCTCACCGCGGTGGTCGGGGCGATCCAACGTCAGATGCCCATCGACGCGACCCGCATCTATGCCACCGGCATGTCGAATGGCGCCATGATGGATCTCCGATTGGCTTGCGACACAGACTTATTCGCCGCCATCGCACCCGTGGCGGGCACTTTGATGACCGACTGCTCTCAGGCGCGGCCCACCTCGGTGCTGCAGATCCACGGCACCGCCGACCAGAGCGTGCCGTACCAGGGCGGGCCGGGTAAGTCATCGAAGCCCGACGGGACTCCCCGCGTCGACGGACCGCCGGTGCCCTCGGTGACCGCCACCTGGCGCGCCATCGACAACTGCGGCGCTCCCACTTCTACCACCAGCGCAGAGGTGACCACCGAAACGGCGCAGTGCCCCGAAGACCGTACGGTGGAACTGATCTCGTTGGCCGACGCCGGCCACCAGTGGCCCGGCGGTGTCCGCGGTCGCGGCCTGGAACGGCTCGGCCTCCCCGAACCCTCAACGGCCTTGGACGCCACCGACACCATCTGGCAGTTCTTCGCCCAACACCACCGCTGA